One segment of Fusarium oxysporum f. sp. lycopersici 4287 chromosome 15, whole genome shotgun sequence DNA contains the following:
- a CDS encoding hypothetical protein (At least one base has a quality score < 10) — protein sequence MQRCLQILKTSSLECSLETSFKLLSATKLLLPLSAMAETTSNRGGLIAPPNSLTQGATTPPSRDEIQSHSLMDPIPTTRMRGQLEDEPPQSSAFSRIPSPCQPVTLGGNSIALSRANYGRQEDDEIIHASATPSLKDNVSPNNSPPLTHLLIRFNQSALLACGLFNHSRPSNVFALWDVQCLNQYGVEVYTWSLLAYIESSTSKPRKRYDSGAQWLELRLHDLQTHLQLRDYAVLEAEFSDRQTPEGMTTRAMLCQLQHFQEAAPSDFAHWPSEGYDDAVAIFLTKCLARLRFTASLAALQADPARVMATIYWKFERTLQPDGLSSNLSSPCITYQADFSEEYHCKSWLADVSDDSDDENIGRWSA from the coding sequence ATGCAACGTTGTCTACAAATACTAAAGACATCGTCTTTAGAATGCAGCTTGGAAACCTCTTTCAAGTTACTGTCTGCAACGAAGCTTTTGCTTCCTCTCTCTGCAATGGCTGAGACCACAAGCAACAGGGGGGGCCTAATAGCCCCGCCAAACAGCCTAACTCAGGGCGCCACAACTCCTCCAAGCCGCGACGAAATTCAATCACACTCACTCATGGATCCTATCCCTACGACCCGGATGAGAGGACAATTGGAAGATGAGCCACCACAGTCAAGCGCTTTCTCTCGAATTCCTTCTCCCTGTCAGCCAGTCACTCTTGGGGGCAATAGCATTGCCCTCTCACGCGCGAACTACGGCCGTCAAGAGGACGACGAAATTATACACGCGTCTGCCACTCCCTCGCTCAAAGACAATGTGTCTCCGAACAACAGTCCTCCTCTGACTCACTTGCTGATTCGATTCAACCAAAGTGCATTGCTGGCCTGTGGACTTTTCAATCACTCGAGGCCCTCAAACGTATTTGCCCTTTGGGATGTGCAATGCCTCAATCAATATGGCGTCGAAGTCTACACATGGTCTCTCCTTGCCTATATCGAATCGTCGACCAGTAAACCACGCAAACGATACGATAGTGGCGCTCAGTGGCTCGAACTACGCCTTCATGACCTCCAAACGCATCTTCAACTGCGAGATTATGCTGTTCTTGAAGCAGAGTTTTCGGATCGGCAGACCCCCGAAGGTATGACGACGCGGGCAATGCTATGCCAACTGCAGCATTTTCAAGAGGCCGCACCATCAGACTTTGCGCACTGGCCGAGTGAAGGCTATGACGATGCTGTTGCGATTTTCCTCACTAAGTGTCTTGCTCGATTGCGATTTACGGCTTCCCTGGCAGCTCTTCAAGCAGACCCTGCGAGAGTCATGGCAACCATTTATTGGAAGTTTGAGAGAACTCTTCAGCCGGATGGTTTATCTTCTAACTTGTCTTCACCTTGCATCACATACCAGGCAGATTTCTCTGAGGAGTATCATTGCAAAAGTTGGTTGGCAGATGTAAGCGAtgacagtgatgatgaaaatATTGGTCGGTGGTCTGCTTAA